A stretch of DNA from Spirochaeta isovalerica:
GAGGGCGATGTTTTCCAGCCCGATCCGGGGAAAGACAAACATTGTCAGGGCAATCATAGGGGCAACCCTCAGAAAAACAGAGCCTGCCCGGACAGCCAGAGCTCTGAAGTACCAGAACAGATAAAGATCCACGGGACGGCTCAGTTCGTAGGCCAGATTCCCTGTGCGGATCAGCTGGGTGAGTTCCCGGTCGATGCGGAAGGGGAGAATCAGAAGAAGAGCCTGTCCCAGCCACAGATAGTCGATGACCTGACTGAAATCCATGGGCTGCCGGCGGACAGAAGACTGAAAGAACCCTGTAAAAATCATCACTTTGATAAAACCGAAAAACAACTGGGTTCCAATGCCGGCCCAGGCGGCGGCCCTGTACTGCAGCTGAACCTGAAAATTGGCCTTTAAAACCGCGCTGTATGGACTCATGGCGAAACCTCTCCGACCTCTTTGTACAGCTGGGCTATGATCTCGTCGATCGGTACGTTTTCCAGGTAGATATCTTTTACCGCATAGCTGTCCATAAGCTCCCGGACCAGTTCGGCAGGGGATATGCTTTCGGGATCGAATTCCAGTTCCCACCGGTTCCCTTTGACGGAGAGGACCTTCGCCTTGTGGTGGCTCAGCTTCCGGCTCTCTTCCGTTTCTATGAGAAGCCGTCGACGGTTTGTCAGTTTTCTCCTCAGATCTTCGATTGTGCCGTCGAGATAGATTTTTCCCTCTCCTATGAC
This window harbors:
- a CDS encoding ABC transporter permease, coding for MSPYSAVLKANFQVQLQYRAAAWAGIGTQLFFGFIKVMIFTGFFQSSVRRQPMDFSQVIDYLWLGQALLLILPFRIDRELTQLIRTGNLAYELSRPVDLYLFWYFRALAVRAGSVFLRVAPMIALTMFVFPRIGLENIALKPPGSLEVFLFFMLSLSSAFFLAAALSVLMSVTALWTISAEGVDQLLPSFVWIFSGIIIPLPFFPESLQLVFLFLPFRGMLDIPFRIYNGDLSGMAVFSSLMIQLFWIAALVLLGRIMVNRGLKRLIIQGG